The following are encoded in a window of bacterium genomic DNA:
- a CDS encoding DUF4835 family protein → LLGDRHRPYREMVDYYFYGLSFIREDNARARQHCATAISMLDKIITNDPENEYAKKFIDAHYMEMVEIFRRAINKDPLRTLMVIDPGHAQIYRDILNN, encoded by the coding sequence CTGCTCGGCGATCGGCACAGACCTTATCGTGAAATGGTGGATTACTATTTTTACGGCCTGAGCTTTATCCGCGAGGACAACGCCCGCGCTCGTCAGCATTGCGCCACTGCGATCTCGATGCTGGACAAGATCATTACCAACGATCCGGAGAACGAGTATGCGAAAAAATTTATCGATGCGCATTACATGGAGATGGTGGAGATCTTTCGCCGGGCGATCAACAAGGACCCTCTGCGCACCCTGATGGTGATCGACCCGGGACACGCCCAGATCTACCGGGATATCCTCAACAACTGA